The DNA region AAATATGTGCCATGTCGACAACCAGGTAGGCTCCAACCTTGTCAGCGATCTCTCTCATTCTCTTGTAGTCAATCAGCCTGCAGTAGGCAGAAGTTCCTGCAACCAGAACTTTTGGTCTGTACAAAACAGCGGTCTTCTCCAGCATGTCGTAGTCGATGATTCCGGTGTCCAGGTTGACTCTGTATGGCATGGTCTCAAAGTAGGTGGAAACAGCAGAAATCTTTCTTGTGTCGGTTTGATAGCCGTGCGATAGATGACCTCCATGAGGCAGGTCCAATCCCATCAGTCTCTCATGTGGCTTCATGATAGCCTGGTAGACTTGCAAGTTGGCTGGCGAGCCAGAAAGAGATTGCACGTTAACACCCCATTTGTCTGCATCCAGGTTGAAAGCCTTCAGAGCTCTGGCTTGGCACAAAAGTTCCATTCTGTCAATGTGCTCATTTCCTCCGTAATATCTGGCACCTGGGTAACCCTCCGAGTACTTGTTGCTCATTGGAGATCCCAAGGCGTCGAAAACAGCGGTAGAAGTAAAGTTCTCGGAAGCAATCAGGACTATAGAATGTCTCTGTctctcgatctcgtcctgGATAATAGATGCAACTTCAGGATCGACATCCTTCAAGTGGCCTTCGACCAGTTGTCTGTGGGAGGGGGAAAGAGCGTACGGCATAAGAAGAGGTAAAATAATTaatatgaaaaataattaattaaGGTGACAggaaaaaagaagagcagaggacaaaatttaaaaaaaagGTGGGGGTGGAGCAGCCACTTTAGAGCATATCTATAGTTACGATTTCGTCTTCTACAATCACTTGTTTCTTCTTTATTACCACATATATCCAATTAACGGTAGGATTTCTGGAATCTGGCTCTAGCACCACGACCACCGAACTTCTTTGGCTCCATTCTTCTAGCGTCAGCAATCAACAGGGTTCTGTCGTAAGAGGTGAAAACCTTcttcagctcgttcttgcTTGACTCGTCGACATATTTGGCTGTGTAGGCAATCAAACCTTTAGCAATGGCCTGTCTAATAGCGTAAACTTGGGAAACGTGACCACCACCGGTGACCTTGATTCTGATGTCCAAGCCAGCGAACTTGTCAAGACCGACAATAAGCAGAGGCTCGTAAACTTTGTGTCTGAGGATTTCTGGTTCCACAAGGGTGATTGGAACACCGTTGACCTTGATCAAGCCCTTTCCAGACTTGACGTGGGCCACAGCAGTTGCGTTCTTCTTCTTACCAAAGGTCT from Ogataea parapolymorpha DL-1 chromosome V, whole genome shotgun sequence includes:
- a CDS encoding 40S ribosomal protein S16; amino-acid sequence: MSTQPTKSVQTFGKKKNATAVAHVKSGKGLIKVNGVPITLVEPEILRHKVYEPLLIVGLDKFAGLDIRIKVTGGGHVSQVYAIRQAIAKGLIAYTAKYVDESSKNELKKVFTSYDRTLLIADARRMEPKKFGGRGARARFQKSYR